The following are encoded together in the Adhaeribacter arboris genome:
- a CDS encoding tail fiber domain-containing protein encodes MKNRNIIIAAILFGAATLSAQAQNWSLTGNTGTNPASNFIGTKDDRSLVFRTNNRERMRILGNGFVGIGIISPQALLHIPSRGNVSLSTTDNFLIGSLKSNNLAFDFNKIQARKNGVADTLNLNFKGGAVAIGSGGIFVKDPVNASALYSEKSGYGNAVYVRNLSAIFSSATIMGVTDGPGSGIVGYASLYGSGVSGHAQNGQAGTAGVEGSHGGSGTGVSAFSQSGLGLFGSSSTNYGLYATTTHATYAAYFNKSIFVNGGYYSSSDQKLKQNIQDFTSALGIINQLHPKKYQYRQDGAYKLLKLPTEEQYGLLAQEVEKVLPGLVKNTKFDTALEALPSKVDAKGNIVRQPQIKSEIIEFKALNYTGLIPILVKAVQEQEEKITLQDQQIEKLTAQVNQLLGARSLPGNTGSAQKSADTNLAVLTQNAPNPFTQTTSIHYYVPQKAGSAVIEITDFNGKIVKTYPVAANGNGQLQIEGGQFTPGIYYYSLLVENERVDTKKMVLHK; translated from the coding sequence ATGAAAAACAGAAATATAATTATAGCTGCTATCCTGTTTGGCGCAGCTACCCTATCCGCTCAAGCCCAGAATTGGTCGCTTACGGGTAATACGGGCACCAATCCCGCCTCAAACTTTATTGGTACCAAAGATGATAGATCACTTGTCTTCCGGACCAATAACCGGGAACGCATGCGTATACTCGGTAATGGTTTTGTAGGAATCGGCATTATTTCCCCCCAAGCGCTCCTGCATATACCTTCTAGAGGCAATGTTTCGCTTTCTACCACGGACAACTTTTTAATAGGTTCGCTTAAATCCAATAATCTTGCCTTTGATTTTAATAAGATACAGGCACGAAAGAACGGAGTGGCGGATACCCTTAATTTAAATTTTAAAGGGGGCGCGGTAGCTATTGGCAGCGGGGGTATTTTTGTAAAAGATCCGGTAAACGCTTCTGCCTTGTACAGCGAAAAATCAGGTTATGGTAACGCCGTGTATGTTCGTAATTTATCCGCCATTTTTTCAAGCGCTACTATCATGGGCGTTACCGACGGACCAGGCAGCGGCATTGTGGGGTATGCCTCTCTTTATGGCAGCGGTGTGTCGGGGCATGCTCAAAACGGGCAAGCGGGAACCGCAGGAGTGGAAGGAAGTCACGGCGGTAGCGGCACTGGAGTTTCGGCATTTAGTCAATCGGGGCTCGGATTATTTGGGTCCTCGTCCACGAATTATGGTTTGTATGCTACTACTACCCACGCTACCTATGCTGCCTATTTTAACAAAAGTATATTTGTAAATGGCGGCTATTATTCCAGTTCCGACCAAAAGCTAAAACAAAATATCCAGGATTTTACCAGCGCCTTGGGCATTATAAATCAGCTGCACCCAAAGAAATACCAATACCGCCAGGATGGCGCTTACAAACTATTAAAATTGCCGACCGAAGAACAGTACGGCCTGCTGGCCCAAGAAGTTGAAAAAGTACTGCCCGGCCTGGTAAAGAATACCAAGTTTGATACTGCCCTGGAAGCATTGCCGTCCAAGGTGGATGCGAAAGGAAATATCGTGCGGCAACCGCAAATTAAATCGGAAATTATTGAATTTAAAGCCTTAAACTATACCGGGCTCATTCCTATCCTGGTAAAAGCGGTCCAGGAACAAGAGGAGAAAATAACCCTCCAGGACCAGCAAATAGAAAAGCTCACCGCCCAGGTAAATCAGCTTTTAGGCGCCCGATCGCTACCGGGTAATACGGGTTCCGCCCAAAAGAGTGCGGATACTAATCTGGCCGTGCTTACCCAAAATGCGCCTAATCCTTTTACTCAAACTACCTCCATTCACTATTATGTGCCGCAAAAAGCCGGTAGTGCGGTTATTGAAATCACCGATTTCAACGGCAAAATTGTTAAAACCTATCCGGTGGCGGCCAACGGAAATGGTCAGTTACAAATTGAAGGCGGTCAATTTACTCCGGGTATTTATTACTACTCGCTACTGGTAGAAAATGAACGGGTGGACACCAAGAAAATGGTACTTCATAAGTAA
- a CDS encoding GEVED domain-containing protein, with translation MKITNFTTTFWCFLLLCFTAVAQPKLTDPVEYAYYRKGKKVLLTPQTNEVFVSFASKVNLAKGKTFANQLQNQVTKVQQEDVFAPVNAVRYRINSQNKAMTGAVPVLTKQFTSNPDVITAYPAFKIGKETVYVGNKIIYTIKKGHNPAQVKTFLNNHKTALVAEIDLGDRKIYVAAIEKGEDVFRVANKLFESGQVEYAEPDFTFSGHSDYLPNDFFYPSQWFLSQDSDADIDAPEAWDITAGSSSVVVAVIDGHGYDLTHPDMAGQIVNPYDASNDDNSPLPQNEYANHGTPCAGLIAGATNNRIGGSSVGNNIKVMPVMMGYNVEPNGRWYTNADIIARAASRIINTPGVVAVSNSYTFGSNDFAATVEASFSAMHYNSRGGLGAVILGSTGNDNKNTPILYPANYEFVVGVGATNVSDKRASFSNYGGYVDIVAPGVSTITTDRSGLSGYVNDDYTLFDGTSAACPIAAGVVGLMASLRPEYSALNYTIALQKSAEKVGGYEYLTLAGHPYGTWNNEMGYGRVNAYRALQFIQGLPLVYGFEPVGGPVGTSVKIIGKNFLGAGSVTFNGVSAEFTVVNETTIMAKSPAGAGSGYIQVSNAAGTGTSPFQWIISAYCIPAIQNPCSSGDFIHNFSLNTLINNNSGCNGQTANYINYEPVGTNTTRLLKGQSYSISLQGGPNLSQGFGVWIDYNDDGDFNDTGEFVYKSPSAGKNVFTGTVTVPTNASTGLRRMRVRTKYFAVPAANESCTTFNVGETEDYTVAIGYCVPTLNCQQGDYINNFSFNTLVHNESGCDGIIGGYTNFPATGSNTTTVVKGKRFSLKVQAGSFPQGFGVWIDYNNDQDFDDAGEFVYASPTASSELFSTTVTIPATVSTGQRRLRVMSKYNTLVTSTDACSDFANGEVEDYTITIANSVVASSQWNKRFGGSGTDNFTRVIRTKDGGYLLGGHSPSSVSGDKTQGSRGGNDYWLVKTDALGNKQWDKRFGGDDDDNLNALIATADGGYLLGGNSVSVIAGDKSQGSRGNKDYWVVKVNANGVKQWDKRFGGTLDDDLRALIQLSNGDYILAGHSLSGDNGDKTVENWGATDYWVVKISSTGNKIWDKRYGGTGDDWLEAAVLNTDGSLLLGGRSTSGQNGDKTQPSRGGRDYWVIKINANGAKQWDKRFGGSLNDDLQTLIRTSDGNYLVGGTSGSYASGDHSQTNQGGTDYWLVKMNSSGTKLWDKRFGGTDVEELQSLIQTNDGGYLLGGRSNSGNSGDKSQGSQGGYDYWIVKTNNSGTKQWDKRFGGNADDNLRSVVQTTDGGYLLGGRSESDLSGDRTQPTQGGTDYWLVKVSPTGGAIAPPAEAISEVEPTLAPEQGPVKQTLRLNTYPNPFTDKLSIDFTPETTGLVNLKVYDNQGTEVKTLFKGTVEVGKKYELSWQITSEKGGIYILRLSTSHAVTVQKVILVK, from the coding sequence ATGAAAATCACTAATTTTACTACTACCTTCTGGTGCTTTTTACTGCTGTGTTTTACCGCCGTTGCACAACCTAAACTCACTGACCCGGTTGAGTATGCCTATTACCGAAAAGGTAAAAAAGTACTTTTGACTCCCCAAACAAACGAAGTTTTTGTATCCTTTGCCTCTAAAGTGAATCTTGCCAAAGGAAAAACTTTTGCCAATCAACTACAAAACCAGGTAACAAAAGTTCAGCAGGAAGATGTATTTGCGCCGGTAAATGCAGTTCGGTACCGAATAAATTCCCAGAATAAAGCCATGACCGGTGCGGTACCAGTCCTTACGAAACAATTTACCAGTAATCCGGACGTAATTACGGCTTATCCCGCGTTTAAAATCGGGAAAGAAACAGTATACGTCGGCAATAAAATAATCTACACAATTAAAAAAGGCCATAACCCGGCACAGGTCAAAACCTTTCTGAATAATCATAAAACCGCTCTGGTAGCAGAAATTGACTTAGGAGACCGAAAAATATACGTAGCTGCCATTGAAAAAGGAGAGGATGTTTTTAGAGTGGCGAATAAATTGTTTGAAAGCGGCCAGGTAGAATACGCCGAGCCGGATTTTACGTTCTCGGGCCATTCCGACTATCTTCCTAACGATTTTTTCTATCCTTCGCAGTGGTTCCTCAGTCAGGACTCGGACGCCGACATTGATGCCCCGGAAGCCTGGGACATTACTGCCGGTTCTTCTTCGGTAGTGGTAGCTGTAATTGACGGGCACGGCTATGACCTAACCCATCCGGACATGGCTGGGCAAATAGTGAATCCTTACGATGCCTCCAATGATGATAATTCTCCTTTGCCCCAGAATGAGTACGCCAATCACGGTACTCCCTGCGCCGGTTTAATTGCCGGTGCCACCAACAATCGGATTGGTGGTTCCAGTGTGGGTAACAATATAAAGGTAATGCCAGTAATGATGGGCTACAACGTGGAACCCAATGGCCGGTGGTATACCAATGCCGACATTATCGCCCGGGCTGCCTCGCGGATTATCAATACCCCCGGAGTAGTCGCGGTGAGTAATAGTTACACGTTCGGCTCAAATGATTTTGCTGCTACCGTAGAAGCTAGTTTTTCGGCCATGCACTACAACAGTCGGGGAGGCCTGGGTGCGGTAATCCTGGGCTCAACCGGCAACGATAATAAAAATACGCCTATCTTATACCCGGCCAATTATGAATTCGTGGTAGGTGTCGGAGCCACCAATGTAAGTGATAAAAGAGCCAGTTTTTCTAATTACGGGGGATACGTGGATATTGTAGCTCCTGGTGTTAGTACCATTACCACCGACCGGAGCGGATTATCCGGGTACGTCAACGACGATTACACCCTGTTCGATGGTACATCGGCCGCTTGCCCTATTGCAGCAGGGGTAGTAGGATTAATGGCTTCCCTTCGTCCGGAGTACAGCGCGCTTAATTATACCATTGCCCTTCAAAAATCAGCCGAAAAAGTAGGCGGTTATGAATATTTAACGCTCGCTGGTCACCCGTACGGTACCTGGAACAATGAAATGGGATACGGCCGGGTGAATGCTTATCGAGCTTTACAATTTATTCAGGGCTTACCGCTTGTCTACGGTTTTGAACCGGTTGGCGGACCAGTGGGTACCAGCGTAAAAATCATTGGTAAAAATTTCCTGGGCGCTGGTTCGGTTACTTTTAACGGGGTTAGCGCAGAGTTTACCGTCGTGAACGAAACTACCATTATGGCCAAATCGCCGGCTGGAGCGGGTTCGGGATACATCCAGGTGAGCAATGCCGCCGGCACCGGCACCAGCCCTTTTCAATGGATCATATCCGCTTACTGTATACCGGCTATCCAAAATCCTTGTTCTTCCGGCGATTTTATTCATAATTTTAGCCTCAATACCCTTATCAATAATAATTCGGGCTGCAACGGGCAAACCGCCAACTATATTAACTATGAGCCGGTAGGGACCAATACCACCCGCCTCTTAAAAGGGCAGAGTTATTCTATCAGCCTGCAAGGTGGACCAAACCTGTCGCAAGGCTTTGGGGTGTGGATTGATTACAACGATGACGGAGATTTTAACGATACCGGCGAATTTGTCTATAAATCTCCTTCGGCCGGCAAAAATGTATTTACCGGAACGGTAACGGTGCCAACCAATGCTTCGACCGGTTTACGGCGGATGCGGGTACGAACCAAATATTTTGCGGTGCCTGCCGCCAATGAATCTTGTACCACCTTTAATGTGGGCGAAACCGAAGATTATACTGTGGCTATTGGCTATTGTGTCCCAACCCTTAACTGTCAGCAAGGCGATTACATTAATAATTTCAGCTTTAACACTTTGGTGCACAACGAATCGGGCTGCGATGGAATAATTGGCGGTTATACCAATTTTCCGGCTACGGGTTCGAATACCACTACCGTGGTTAAAGGAAAAAGATTTTCCCTGAAAGTGCAGGCGGGTTCTTTTCCGCAAGGCTTCGGGGTTTGGATTGACTACAACAACGACCAGGATTTCGACGATGCCGGAGAATTTGTGTATGCTTCTCCTACTGCTAGTTCGGAGCTCTTTAGTACTACTGTTACCATTCCGGCTACTGTTTCTACCGGACAACGCCGGCTACGGGTAATGAGCAAGTATAATACCTTAGTAACGAGTACCGATGCTTGTTCGGATTTTGCCAACGGCGAAGTGGAAGATTATACTATTACCATTGCTAATTCGGTGGTAGCTTCTTCGCAGTGGAATAAACGCTTTGGCGGCTCTGGTACGGATAACTTCACCCGGGTCATTCGGACCAAGGATGGCGGCTATTTACTGGGTGGTCATTCTCCTTCCTCGGTCAGCGGCGATAAAACCCAGGGCAGCCGTGGCGGCAACGACTACTGGCTGGTGAAAACCGATGCTTTGGGCAACAAACAATGGGACAAACGCTTTGGCGGCGACGACGATGACAACCTGAATGCTTTAATTGCTACGGCCGATGGCGGATACTTACTGGGCGGTAACTCCGTTTCGGTGATAGCGGGTGATAAAAGCCAAGGTTCCCGGGGAAATAAAGACTACTGGGTAGTCAAGGTCAATGCCAACGGGGTGAAACAGTGGGACAAACGTTTCGGCGGTACTTTAGATGATGATCTACGCGCTTTAATTCAATTATCCAATGGCGATTACATTCTGGCGGGTCATTCCTTATCCGGGGACAATGGCGATAAAACCGTAGAAAACTGGGGAGCCACCGACTACTGGGTAGTTAAAATCAGCAGCACCGGTAACAAAATCTGGGACAAGCGTTATGGTGGCACCGGCGACGATTGGTTAGAAGCCGCCGTGCTAAATACCGATGGCAGTTTGTTGCTCGGTGGCCGCTCCACTTCGGGACAAAATGGCGATAAAACCCAACCTTCGCGGGGTGGTAGAGATTACTGGGTTATTAAGATTAATGCGAATGGGGCGAAGCAATGGGACAAACGCTTTGGTGGCAGCTTAAACGATGACTTACAAACGCTAATTCGTACTTCCGATGGTAACTACTTAGTAGGGGGTACTTCCGGATCATACGCCAGCGGCGATCATTCGCAAACCAACCAGGGCGGTACCGATTACTGGCTCGTGAAGATGAACAGCAGCGGCACCAAATTATGGGATAAACGCTTTGGCGGCACCGATGTGGAAGAACTTCAGTCCCTCATTCAAACGAACGATGGCGGTTACTTATTAGGTGGCCGTTCCAACTCCGGCAACAGCGGCGATAAATCACAAGGCAGTCAGGGCGGCTACGATTACTGGATTGTAAAAACTAATAACAGCGGTACTAAACAATGGGACAAGCGTTTTGGCGGCAATGCCGATGATAACTTACGTTCCGTGGTGCAGACAACAGATGGCGGATATTTGCTCGGGGGTAGATCAGAATCGGATCTTTCGGGTGATAGAACCCAACCGACTCAGGGAGGCACGGATTACTGGCTGGTAAAAGTATCGCCTACAGGTGGAGCCATAGCGCCACCAGCGGAAGCTATCTCAGAAGTGGAACCAACCTTAGCGCCGGAACAAGGGCCGGTAAAACAAACCCTTCGCCTAAATACGTATCCCAACCCTTTCACGGATAAACTTTCTATTGATTTTACCCCGGAAACAACCGGATTAGTTAACCTTAAGGTGTACGATAATCAGGGTACGGAAGTAAAAACCTTGTTTAAAGGAACAGTAGAAGTCGGCAAAAAGTATGAATTGAGCTGGCAAATTACTTCCGAAAAAGGGGGTATCTATATCCTCCGGCTAAGTACTTCCCACGCGGTAACCGTTCAAAAAGTTATTTTAGTTAAATAG
- a CDS encoding M6 family metalloprotease domain-containing protein, producing the protein MKIKISTIWLFLILLRIPVSAQQISNCQASPYPITVKQADGSSLTIIGKGNLLNSWTETVDGYTLVHKNGNYEYANKVKGKLVPTGIVARNAGDRKPADAAFLQKVVKSIKPDAPAKANTPAFFESKQTISGPQKAGFPVTGQRKALLILIQYPDLPNTYNHFFFENLMNHPQFKGIGSFRDFYYSSSVGSLLVDTDVVGWYTAGHNYEYYGRQNGDQRATALIREAVDAAQLAGVDFSKYDNDKDGNVDGIMVAHAGPGAEEGSQLQYIWSHRWVLSAGNNQVKYDGVWIDDYIINPERRIYTNDIVGRGIFCHEFGHLLGLPDLYDIDGSSEGLGEWSLMAGAAWLGDEHTPGNFCAWSRTTLGWMTPWEISRPGNYSLYFGSIGYKIPTALPNEYFLIENRQKLNLDVGLRGSGLAIYHVNSNLSGQSGNANENMKMVDLEEADGRNDLDNRINRGDAGDLFPGSGNKTAFNDATYPNSRTYTNASTGINIHGISVFEPGSPSQYKALFTVGDVLSSGGYDFPLSYPYCSTNDYINNFSLNTLVNNSSGCNGLANNYINHEPTGSKTTQVHRGQTYTISLQSGPRPQGFGVWIDYNENKVFDDPEEFVYSSAVAGTGVFTGTITIPQNISTGIKRLRVRSVYDYVPTALEANKIFAASGETEDYTIEIDYCVPVYAHSCSSGDYIDDFSFNTLVHENHGCYDYPRNYSNLTPFFYTTSVNLGQSYPISLQSGPKAQNFGVWIDYNNDQDFDDAGEFVYRSPASGTGVFKGTITIPVNISPGQKRLRVRSRNGAVMTKEQSCYPFEYGETQDYTITIKDGEVSLTKWNKRFGGSGADVFSRMIRTADFGYLLAGHSSSPTSGDKSQGTQGRKDFWLVKTDGDGNKLWDKRYGGQEDDFLNALIATNDGGYLLGGNSLSGKSGDKSQASRGGKDYWVVKINANGVKQWDKRFGGTGEDDLRALVQLPSGDYMLAGYSASGTSGDKTEASRGGSDYWVVKINSAGTKLWDKRFGGSGEDWLEATLLNTDGSMLLGGRSASGQNGDKSQASRGGRDYWLVKINANGVKQWDKRYGGSGDDDLQALTRTSEGNYLLGGTSASAANGDKSQGSRGENDFWIITINNSGAKLWDKRFGGSASDELQTLIATADGGYLLGGRSDSGINGDKTQSSRGDYDFWMVKTTSTGTKQWDQRFGGNAEEDLRTLLEEDIRSGLPNVYGNYVLAGRSKSGVSGEKTQPSQGLVDYWLVKVSSFGAAIVPTTTASIQEEPKQDLLIKQAPEKEVFRLETFPNPFSNKLTIRFHPLKTESVTVKVYNSQGVEVKVLWKGQVEAGKKMELIWPVTSEKADLYVVRLVSPSTTAYQKVILRK; encoded by the coding sequence ATGAAAATTAAAATTTCTACTATTTGGCTGTTTTTAATTCTGCTGCGGATACCGGTATCGGCTCAGCAAATTTCTAACTGCCAGGCTTCACCGTATCCTATTACCGTGAAACAAGCCGATGGCTCCTCCCTGACGATTATTGGCAAAGGTAATTTGTTAAATTCCTGGACCGAGACGGTAGACGGGTATACGCTCGTTCATAAAAACGGCAACTACGAATATGCTAATAAAGTAAAAGGCAAACTGGTGCCTACGGGCATAGTGGCCAGAAATGCCGGCGATCGAAAACCTGCCGATGCTGCCTTTCTGCAAAAAGTGGTGAAATCTATTAAACCCGATGCTCCGGCTAAAGCCAATACACCGGCCTTTTTTGAATCCAAACAAACAATATCCGGACCGCAAAAAGCGGGCTTTCCGGTAACAGGTCAAAGAAAAGCCCTTCTTATTCTAATTCAATATCCAGACCTCCCCAACACCTACAACCATTTCTTTTTCGAAAACCTGATGAACCATCCCCAATTCAAGGGTATTGGTAGTTTCCGGGATTTTTATTACAGTAGTTCCGTAGGAAGTTTGCTGGTAGACACCGACGTAGTGGGATGGTATACTGCTGGCCATAATTACGAGTATTATGGCCGCCAAAATGGTGACCAACGAGCCACTGCCCTAATAAGGGAAGCCGTAGATGCCGCCCAGTTAGCAGGAGTAGATTTTTCTAAATACGATAATGACAAAGATGGTAACGTGGACGGAATTATGGTGGCTCATGCCGGCCCGGGCGCAGAAGAAGGTTCCCAATTACAATATATCTGGTCGCACCGGTGGGTATTATCGGCGGGAAACAATCAGGTAAAGTATGATGGTGTATGGATTGACGATTATATAATTAATCCGGAAAGAAGAATTTATACCAATGATATTGTAGGCCGGGGAATATTCTGCCACGAATTTGGCCATCTCCTCGGGTTACCCGATTTATACGATATAGATGGTAGTTCGGAAGGTTTAGGAGAATGGTCGTTAATGGCGGGTGCCGCCTGGCTAGGCGACGAGCATACTCCCGGAAATTTTTGTGCCTGGTCGAGAACAACGCTCGGGTGGATGACACCTTGGGAAATTAGCCGGCCGGGCAACTACTCTTTGTATTTTGGCAGCATAGGTTATAAGATTCCTACTGCTTTACCCAACGAATATTTTTTAATAGAAAACCGCCAAAAATTAAACTTGGATGTTGGACTAAGAGGCAGTGGCCTGGCCATTTACCATGTTAACTCTAACTTATCCGGCCAGTCAGGTAATGCCAACGAAAACATGAAAATGGTGGATTTAGAAGAAGCAGATGGCCGGAATGATTTAGACAACAGGATTAATCGGGGTGATGCGGGCGATCTTTTTCCCGGTTCGGGTAATAAAACCGCGTTTAACGATGCTACTTATCCCAATTCCAGAACGTATACCAACGCCAGCACGGGTATTAATATTCATGGTATTTCCGTGTTCGAACCCGGCTCTCCTTCTCAATACAAAGCATTATTTACCGTCGGCGACGTTCTGTCTTCGGGCGGCTATGATTTTCCGCTTTCTTATCCCTATTGCAGCACTAACGATTATATCAATAATTTCAGCCTGAATACTTTGGTAAATAACTCTTCCGGTTGCAACGGTTTAGCTAACAACTACATCAATCACGAACCAACTGGTAGTAAAACCACCCAGGTTCACCGGGGCCAAACCTATACCATTAGTTTGCAATCCGGACCCAGACCCCAGGGCTTTGGTGTCTGGATTGATTATAATGAAAATAAGGTTTTTGATGACCCGGAGGAATTTGTCTACAGCTCGGCCGTAGCCGGAACCGGAGTATTCACCGGAACCATAACTATTCCTCAGAATATATCTACGGGTATAAAACGACTGCGGGTAAGGAGCGTTTATGATTATGTTCCTACGGCTTTAGAAGCTAATAAAATTTTTGCTGCCAGCGGGGAAACCGAAGACTACACAATTGAAATTGATTACTGTGTACCGGTATATGCCCACTCTTGCTCTTCCGGCGATTATATTGATGATTTTAGTTTTAACACTCTGGTGCACGAGAACCACGGCTGTTATGATTACCCAAGAAATTACTCCAATTTAACTCCTTTCTTCTACACCACTTCCGTAAACCTGGGCCAGAGTTATCCCATCAGCCTGCAATCCGGCCCGAAAGCCCAAAATTTCGGTGTATGGATAGATTATAACAACGACCAGGATTTCGATGATGCCGGAGAATTTGTGTACCGTTCGCCTGCCTCCGGAACGGGAGTGTTTAAGGGAACAATTACCATTCCGGTCAATATTTCTCCCGGTCAGAAACGCTTGCGGGTAAGAAGTCGGAATGGGGCTGTTATGACAAAGGAGCAATCGTGCTACCCATTTGAGTATGGCGAAACGCAAGATTATACGATTACCATTAAGGATGGCGAAGTATCCCTTACTAAGTGGAACAAGCGGTTTGGCGGCTCTGGCGCCGATGTCTTTTCCCGGATGATCCGGACGGCGGATTTCGGCTACTTACTAGCGGGTCATTCTTCTTCGCCCACCAGCGGGGATAAAAGTCAGGGCACTCAAGGGCGCAAGGATTTCTGGCTGGTGAAAACGGATGGGGATGGCAACAAACTTTGGGATAAACGCTATGGCGGCCAGGAAGATGATTTTTTGAACGCTCTCATTGCTACCAACGATGGCGGCTACTTACTCGGCGGCAATTCTTTGTCGGGTAAATCCGGCGACAAATCGCAAGCTTCCCGCGGCGGCAAGGACTACTGGGTAGTAAAAATAAATGCTAATGGGGTAAAACAGTGGGATAAACGCTTTGGTGGCACCGGGGAGGATGACTTACGGGCCTTGGTACAATTGCCTAGTGGAGACTATATGCTGGCGGGTTATTCGGCCTCCGGCACCAGTGGCGATAAAACCGAAGCCTCCAGAGGAGGAAGCGATTACTGGGTAGTGAAAATTAATAGCGCGGGTACTAAACTTTGGGACAAACGGTTTGGGGGCTCCGGCGAAGATTGGTTAGAAGCTACTCTGCTGAATACCGATGGTAGCATGTTACTAGGCGGACGCTCGGCTTCCGGCCAAAATGGCGATAAATCGCAAGCTTCGCGGGGTGGAAGAGACTACTGGTTGGTGAAGATAAACGCCAACGGCGTAAAACAATGGGACAAACGCTATGGCGGCAGCGGGGATGATGATCTGCAAGCTTTAACCCGTACTTCGGAGGGCAACTACTTGTTAGGGGGTACCTCGGCCTCGGCCGCAAACGGCGATAAATCCCAAGGCAGTCGGGGCGAGAACGACTTCTGGATAATTACAATTAATAACAGTGGCGCCAAATTGTGGGATAAACGCTTCGGGGGCAGCGCGTCGGATGAGTTGCAAACGCTTATTGCCACTGCCGATGGCGGTTACCTGTTAGGCGGAAGGTCAGATTCGGGCATCAATGGGGATAAAACGCAAAGTAGCCGAGGTGATTATGATTTTTGGATGGTGAAAACCACCAGTACCGGTACCAAGCAATGGGATCAGCGCTTTGGCGGCAATGCCGAGGAAGACTTACGTACCCTACTGGAAGAAGACATACGAAGCGGACTACCAAACGTTTATGGCAATTATGTGTTAGCCGGCCGTTCCAAATCCGGAGTCTCGGGTGAAAAGACCCAACCCTCCCAAGGACTCGTAGATTATTGGTTGGTTAAAGTGTCATCCTTCGGGGCAGCCATTGTGCCTACTACCACAGCCAGTATCCAGGAGGAGCCAAAACAAGACTTGTTGATCAAGCAGGCGCCAGAGAAAGAAGTATTCCGGTTAGAAACTTTTCCCAATCCCTTCTCAAATAAACTTACCATTCGCTTTCATCCACTCAAAACCGAATCTGTTACCGTGAAGGTTTACAACAGCCAAGGGGTTGAGGTAAAAGTTTTGTGGAAAGGCCAGGTGGAAGCGGGTAAAAAGATGGAATTAATCTGGCCGGTTACTTCCGAAAAAGCCGATTTGTATGTGGTGAGACTCGTTTCGCCGAGCACAACAGCCTACCAAAAAGTTATCCTGAGAAAATAA